TTCTGAGCGTTACATGTTCTTGCATTTTTTATGATCTCCTTTATACTTTAATTATCACTGGTGACGACATATAGCATCATAATCCGTACAGTAACTGTACGGTCAAGAGGTATTACAAAGATGTTGAACAGTAAAACGAAATTATTTACGATAGGTCAGTTTGCAGCCCTGCATGAGATCAATAAGAAGACTCTGATGTGGTACGATGAAGTGGGGCTGTTTAAACCTGCGGTTCTCGGGGGAGAACAATTACAGATATTACACGTATCACCAAAGCTCTGTGCTGGAGACAATCCTGATGCTGAGGGAGTTAGGAGTTTCGATTAATGAGATCACAGAATTTATGAAGAACCGTTCTGCTGATGCGCTTAATACGCTTCTGAAGGAAAAGATACGGGAAGTGGATAAGAAGATTCTCCATCTGAAAGCTGTCAGAAAAACGCTGGAGGCTCGTCAGGCGGAGACTTCTGCGCTGTTGACCTTGAATCTGTCAGAAATAAGTATTGTTGAACAGGAAGAAAAGTATCTGGCTATTATTCATACGGATGCGGATATGCCTTTGGAGAAAGAGATCGAAGCAGTCGTTGCAGAGACGAAAAAATATCACCTGAATCGCCTGTACGATGCTTCTTACGGGTCGATGCTGTCCGCTGAGAGCCTTTATGCCGGCGATCTGGAAAACTATTCTGCGCTGTTCATAGAAATTCCCGGCCCCAAAGAGGACTGTGGGCTGTATGTGCGGCCGAAAGGAAAATATCTGAGGGCATATTGCAAGGGCAGCTGGGATAAGCTTCCGGAGAAGTATAAAGAGATACTGAGCTATGCCAAAAACCATGGGCTTACCTTGATGGGTCATGCATATGAAACAGGTGTCAATGAAAGCATGATAGATTCGATGGAGGAGTATATTACACAGATAGACATCCCGGTAAATTGACATTTTTAATGGATTCTTAAGAGAGTCTTCATTGATATCTTCCAGTAATTGGGCTATAATTTACAATTACTTAGGGGAGAGTAAAGATTATGGAGCAGAGGAAGAAACGAGAGAAAAGGTTCCGGAGATCCGGAATGATATTGACGCTTTTACTGTTGACTGGATTTACAGAGACTGTATTCGCATCTGGAATAAAACAATTACCCCAGCTGGAGCCTGTATTGCCGGAGGTATCAGAAGAACAGTCAGAAAATATAGTCAGCACAGAGAAACCAGAGGAGATTGAGAATGGTTTCATCGTATATCATTATGTCCGTTTCTTTGACGGGGCAGTAGAATTGACGGGGCTGGCGGACAGTGTACTGCCGGAGGAGGATATTGTTTTTCCAAAACTTCCTGTCAGGAAATTCCATCGGGGGATCGGGTGGAGCCTTGAGGAGAATGGGACCGGAGCAGAATACTATCCCGGAGATCGGATTAAGGCTGACGATATGACAGAGGGAAAGGAACCTGTGTTTTATGCGGTGTATGAAAAGACAGGCTGTACGCTCACATTTGAGGATGCCGGAACTGAGCTTAAAACTGAGACGCTGGAGGAAGGCGCCCGTTATATCATGCCTGAACTGCCGGAGAAAATCGGATACCGCAGTGCGGGATGGGCAGAGGATCCGGATGCGGAGTCGGCGGAATACACATCTGGAAAAAGCTATCTGATTACTGAGGATGTGACCCTCTATCCGGTATGGCAGAAGCTGTACACCATATCATTTCGCACAAACAACGGGAAGGCGACTGACCGTTTGAATATACTGACAAAGACAGGGATCAGAGGCGAAAAGATGACACTTCCTGAAATTCCGGTATATTCTGGGTATACCCCGGTCGGATGGAGCATATACTCAAACAGTGGGGCTGTTTCCTATAAAGCAGGAAGTACGTATATGGTTACAGGAAACAGAATATTCTATCAGGTGAATGTCCGAAGCGTTCAGTGTCCATTTATGACGACTGTGGAATTTCCGCAGAGGCATATTTTTGCGGCGGATAAATCATACATTCAGGAGAGTTGACAAATATCATCTAAAGGAATATAATCAATAATATAGCAGCGCGGGATGGAGCAGTCTGGAAGCTCGTCGGGCTCATAACCCGAAGGTCGTAGGTTCAAATCCTACTCCCGCAACTTTTAGCGCCAGGAGGATCTCCTGGCGTTTCCTGTAAAATGAAATCTTTTAAGGAGAGGATCATGGGCAGAAACAAAAAGAAAAAGTCAGGTGCAGGCAGAGTGATCTGGTGGCTGGTGCTGCTGATCGCAGTTGCAGTTTTCTGTGTATCCGGATATAAGCTTGCATCAACGATGCTGGAGTACAAAAAAGCGGACAATGAGTACGAAAAGCTGGAAGAAGAGTATGCTGAAGTTCCCGCGGAAGTGACAACCTCAGATGAAGTGGAGGAGGAAGAAGGACCGGTAATTGATTTTGCCGCGCTGAAAGCGGTCAACGAGGATATCATCGGCTGGCTTGTGGTGGAGGCGCTTGATATCAGCTATCCAATCGTCCAGTCAGAGGACAATGATTTTTATCTGCACCGGACCACGGAAAAGACATACAACTTTGCCGGCTCTATCTTTCTGGACTATATGAATAAGCCGGATTTTTCGGACTGCCATTCAATCGTATACGGACATAACATGAAAAACGGTTCCATGTTCGGTACACTGAAACAGTTCCGTGACGAAGATGTATACTCCAAGAGTATGTATTTCTGGATCTGTACGCCGGAAAAAAATTATAAATACCGGATATTCTCAGCACACGAAGTCCAGGTGGAGAGCGAAGCATATACACTCTTCAGCGGACCGGATAA
The Ruminococcus gauvreauii genome window above contains:
- a CDS encoding MerR family transcriptional regulator gives rise to the protein MLNSKTKLFTIGQFAALHEINKKTLMWYDEVGLFKPAVLGGEQLQILHVSPKLCAGDNPDAEGVRSFD
- a CDS encoding MerR family DNA-binding protein yields the protein MLETILMLRELGVSINEITEFMKNRSADALNTLLKEKIREVDKKILHLKAVRKTLEARQAETSALLTLNLSEISIVEQEEKYLAIIHTDADMPLEKEIEAVVAETKKYHLNRLYDASYGSMLSAESLYAGDLENYSALFIEIPGPKEDCGLYVRPKGKYLRAYCKGSWDKLPEKYKEILSYAKNHGLTLMGHAYETGVNESMIDSMEEYITQIDIPVN
- a CDS encoding InlB B-repeat-containing protein produces the protein MEQRKKREKRFRRSGMILTLLLLTGFTETVFASGIKQLPQLEPVLPEVSEEQSENIVSTEKPEEIENGFIVYHYVRFFDGAVELTGLADSVLPEEDIVFPKLPVRKFHRGIGWSLEENGTGAEYYPGDRIKADDMTEGKEPVFYAVYEKTGCTLTFEDAGTELKTETLEEGARYIMPELPEKIGYRSAGWAEDPDAESAEYTSGKSYLITEDVTLYPVWQKLYTISFRTNNGKATDRLNILTKTGIRGEKMTLPEIPVYSGYTPVGWSIYSNSGAVSYKAGSTYMVTGNRIFYQVNVRSVQCPFMTTVEFPQRHIFAADKSYIQES
- the srtB gene encoding class B sortase, with amino-acid sequence MGRNKKKKSGAGRVIWWLVLLIAVAVFCVSGYKLASTMLEYKKADNEYEKLEEEYAEVPAEVTTSDEVEEEEGPVIDFAALKAVNEDIIGWLVVEALDISYPIVQSEDNDFYLHRTTEKTYNFAGSIFLDYMNKPDFSDCHSIVYGHNMKNGSMFGTLKQFRDEDVYSKSMYFWICTPEKNYKYRIFSAHEVQVESEAYTLFSGPDKAFEDYMKKMKDLSEIPVGDVAFDKMDRVVSLSTCTGDTSTRFIVQGKRLG